The Ochotona princeps isolate mOchPri1 chromosome 1, mOchPri1.hap1, whole genome shotgun sequence genome has a segment encoding these proteins:
- the LOC101524483 gene encoding trace amine-associated receptor 4 — protein MNSPNWNPVEVQFCFSSVNNSCPRYVRPLLTACVMYVVMIGAIVMTMLGNMVVIISIAHFKQLHSPTNFLILSMATTDFLLSCVVMPFSMIRSIESCWYFGDLFCKVHSCCDIMLCTTSIFHLCFISVDRYYAVCDPLHYVTKITIPVIEVFLLISWSIPILFAFGLVFSELNLFGAEDFVSAIDCTGLCVLIFNKLWGVLASFIAFFLPGTVMVGIYIHIFTVARKHAKQIGTGARTKGAGSEINKKASSKKETKATKTLSIVMGVFVLCWLPFFVVTITDPYINFTTPEDVYNVFLWLGYFNSTFNPIIYGMFYPWFRKALKMIITGMIFCPDSSNLSMFPVHA, from the coding sequence ATGAATTCACCAAATTGGAATCCAGTGGAAGTACAATTTTGCTTTTCCTCAGTTAACAACTCATGTCCTAGATATGTGAGGCCCCTGCTGACTGCCTGCGTTATGTATGTGGTCATGATTGGTGCTATTGTAATGACTATGCTGGGCAACATGGTTGTGATCATTTCCATTGCTCACTTcaagcagctccactccccaaccAACTTTCTGATTCTCTCCATGGCCACCACTGATTTCCTGCTGAGCTGTGTGGTCATGCCTTTCAGTATGATCAGGTCCATTGAGTCCTGCTGGTACTTTGGAGATCTCTTTTGTAAAGTGCATAGTTGCTGTGACATCATGCTCTGCACCACCTCCATTTTCCACCTCTGTTTCATCTCAGTGGACCGTTACTACGCTGTTTGCGACCCTTTGCATTATGTCACCAAAATTACCATCCCTGTTATAGAGGTTTTTCTGCTCATCAGCTGGTCCATTCCCATTTTGTTTGCCTTTGGTCTGGTATTCTCAGAATTAAATCTCTTTGGTGCAGAAGATTTTGTTTCTGCCATTGACTGCACAGGTCTGTGTGTACTGATCTTCAACAAGCTCTGGGGGGTGCTGGCCTCCTTTATAGCTTTCTTTCTCCCTGGAACAGTCATGGTGGGGATTTATATACATATCTTCACAGTAGCGAGGAAGCATGCTAAGCAAATTGGCACAGGTGCTAGGACAAAGGGGGCTGGGTCAGAAATCAACAAGAAGGCATCatccaaaaaagaaacaaaggccaCCAAGACGTTAAGCATTGTTATGGGAGTATTTGTGTTGTGCTGGCTGCCCTTTTTTGTGGTGACCATCACTGATCCTTATATTAATTTTACAACTCCTGAAGATGTGTACAATGTCTTCCTGTGGTTGGgttattttaattccactttcaatCCCATTATATACGGCATGTTTTATCCTTGGTTTCGCAAGGCATTGAAGATGATCATCACAGGAATGATCTTCTGTCCTGACTCTTCCAACCTGAGCATGTTTCCTGTACATGCTTAG
- the TAAR5 gene encoding trace amine-associated receptor 5 has product MKAVLIQGAEQRSAAFCYQVNGSCLRTVHPLGIQLVIYTACAVGMLIIVLGNLFVVFSVSYFKALHTPTNFLLLSLALADMLLGLLVLPLSTIRSVESCWFFGDFLCRLHTYLDTLFCLTSIFHLCFISIDRHCAICEPLLYPSKFTVRVTLRYILAGWGVPAVYTAFLLYTDVVERGLSKLLEEMPCVGSCQLLFNKFWGWLNFPMFFFPCLIMISLYLKIFVVATRQAQQLSTLSKSLAGAAKRERKAAKTLGIAVGIYLLCWLPFTVDTMVDSLLNFITPPLLFDIFIWFAYFNSACNPIIYVFSYRWFRKALKLILSRKIFSPRTSTIDLYQE; this is encoded by the coding sequence ATGAAAGCTGTCCTCATCCAAGGTGCTGAACAGCGCTCAGCTGCATTTTGCTACCAGGTAAATGGGTCATGTCTTAGGACAGTGCATCCTCTGGGCATCCAGTTGGTCATCTACACGGCCTGTGCAGTAGGCATGTTGATTATAGTCCTAGGGAATTTATTTGTGGTATTTTCCGTGTCCTACTTTAAGGCCCTTCACACACCCACCAACTTCTTGTTGCTCTCCTTGGCTTTGGCTGACATGTTGCTGGGCCTACTTGTGTTGCCTCTCAGCACCATTCGTTCTGTGGAGAGCTGCTGGTTCTTCGGGGACTTCCTCTGCCGTCTGCATACTTATTTGGACACGCTCTTCTGCCTCACCTCCATCTTCCATCTCTGTTTCATTTCCATCGACCGCCACTGTGCCATCTGTGAACCCCTGCTTTATCCCTCCAAGTTCACTGTCAGAGTGACCCTCAGGTACATcctggcagggtggggggtgCCAGCAGTTTACACTGCATTCTTACTCTATACTGATGTAGTAGAGAGAGGGCTCAGCAAGTTGCTCGAAGAGATGCCATGTGTGGGCAGTTGCCAGCTGCTGTTCAATAAGTTTTGGGGTTGGTTAAACTTCCCCATGTTCTTCTTCCCCTGTCTCATCATGATCAGCTTGTATCTGAAGATCTTTGTGGTTGCTACCAGGCAGGCACAACAGCTTAGCACTTTAAGCAAGAGCTTGGCAGGGGCTGCCAAGCGTGAGAGAAAAGCTGCCAAGACACTGGGCATTGCTGTGGGCATATATCTCTTGTGCTGGCTCCCTTTCACAGTGGACACAATGGTTGACAGCCTCCTGAACTTCATCACACCGCCGCTGCTATTTGACATTTTTATCTGGTTCGCTTACTTTAATTCAGCCTGCAACCCTATTATCTATGTCTTTTCTTATCGGTGGTTCAGGAAGGCACTGAAACTCATCCTGAGTCGGAAGATCTTTTCCCCACGGACATCCACTATTGATCTATACCAAGAATGA